The genome window TCAGGTCATGATGAACCGTACCGTAATGATTATTTTCATTCCGATTGCAATCCTGGCATGTAAGGCGATGAACGCCAATCCGATCGGCATCATCATTTTGGTTCAGGCTGCATGCCTAAGTTCCTTTATGACTCCGATGGCTACTCCGGCCATTCCGATGTGTATGGCCAGTGGTGGTTACGACCTGAAATCTATCATGAAGCAGTCACTGATTCCTGCGATCATACTTTGCGTTGTCTCTGTGTTCTGGATTATGACTGTATTTCCGATGTACTAAATGGAAGGAGAAAATAAGATGAAAATCAAAACATTTCCACAGGATATGAGCGTATTTGAGGTGGATCACGCCCAGCCGAGACGCTGCCTGGTTTCCGGGCTTTTTGAGGAAACCGTAGAGGTGAATGGGCAGAAGCGGATTTTTTATACATACATAAGTCCCGATCTTCTCTATAACAGCCCCTGCCTGGTGCTGGCTTTGTCAGATCATATTTCTGTGGCCGAATATTTGGAAAATAGTTTCTGGCTCCATTTCGCCAAAGAGCATCATATGTTCCTGCACATTCTGGTTCCCCAAAATGAAGCGTGGGATCTGTCAGGGGGTGATGCGGATTACATGAATAAAGTTTATCTGCAGATCAATTCCCGAAGATTCTATGTGACCATGCAGGACAATATCTATGCTGCCGGCATTGGAAATGGCGCTGCCATAGCCCAGCAGGCTGTTATGAAGATGAGCAGCGAATGGTCTGGCCTTGCTACGTTTGGAGATTTAGATGATAGAGCGCTTCTGAACACAGAAGCAACTCACGGGGGAGAAGATACCGGAAAAACGGAGCTTGTCATCTCTGCCGCAAAGGTACAGGTCCCTGCCTGGATGGCGTGGAGCGAGAATAAGGGCGCCAATGCCAAGGTATGTAATTATTGGAAAAAGATCAATCAGGTAGAGGACGAGATCTATTCCAACCGTTGGGCTGATGAGATTTATTTCCCGTCAAAGATTTGTAAAAAGAGCCAGGTGAACGAAGAGAGCATTTCCCAGGTACGTGTGACAAATGGGTTTACCGGAGATGTCGAACAGGAATTCTTCAGTGCAGTATGGGATTATATCAGCCTTGCCTGCCGTCACCGTGGTTTTGGAACGAAGATGCTTCGTTACCGGATCGACCCTGAAAAATATGGATTTACGTACCATACTATGGAGTATGATGGTTTTACACATAGCTGGTACGAATATGTGCCCGAGCAGGTGAAAACAAGCGGAAAACCGGTACCGCTGGTGGTATGTATGCATGGAAGAGGCGGGACTGCCGAGACTTTTATCAGCCTGTCCGGCATGAGCCATGTCGCAGAAGAGCGGGATTTTATCGTCGTATTTCCGGAGGCAGGCGTTTCCTCACAGCGTCCCGGCGGAATCCGAAATCTGCTGCTGTGGGATGGCAACTATGGAGATAAAAAAATAGATGATACCGGTTTTATCCTGAAAATGATTGATGACGTCAAGGAACGCCATTTGGTGGATACGACCCGTGTGTACGCTTGCGGGCAGTCCAGCGGCGGTATGATGACATCGACCCTTGCAGTTAAGTATCCCGGGGTATTTGCCGCAGTTGCGCCCTGGTCAGCGCTGGTTAAGCCGGAGGACGAATTGATTCTTCCTGAAAAAATAGAGCCTGCAGTTCCGTTCCTGTTTCTGTTTGGAGAGAATGACTGGCTCTGTGTTGACCGCGAGAACGGACAGTTGGAATATCATGTGGCAGATAACATTGCAGCTTTTCTCAGGAATCTTATGAAGCTCTATCAGTTAGATGAAAAGCCTCTGCGTTATACTTGCGGTGAGATCAGTTATTATGTATATATGAATGCAAAGCGTGTTCCCATGCTTACCGTAGGCACGGTCAGAGAGATGTCCCATGCAAACTATCCAAGAGAGAGCTGGATTTCTTACGATGAGTTCCTGACCAGGTTCTCCAAACAGGAGGACGGCACTCTGCTCTATATGGGTGAGCCTGCGATGTAAATGAGTTTATCTCTGTCAAGGCAGAGTTTTAGATAACAGGAGGAAAAAATGGAAAGAAAATATCCTAATTTATGTAAGCCGATTACGATAGGAAGAACCACTTTTCGTAACCGCATGTTTTCTGCGCCGATGGGTGGGACTGATATTACCAATGACGGCTGCATCGGACCAAAATCAACCGCATTTTATGAACTGAGAGGAAAAGGGGGAGCAGGCGCGGTGACTGTCAGTGAGTGCATGGTACACCCCCAGACAGATGCTTCCCACGCATATCATCTGGATACGAAGATCTTGAATTCTCTGGCATCAGCGACCTATACGGCAGATGCGATCCGCCGTCACGGAGCAATCCCGAGTCTGGAACTTTCGCATTCCGGAATGTATGCGGGAACATATATGACGGATAAAAGCAAGCAGAAGACTATGAATCAGTGGGGGCCATCGGATACGGTCAGGCCTGACGGCGTTACGGTCAGGGCTCTGACGAAAGAAATGATCGATGAGATCACGGCTTCCTATAAGGAGGTGGCGTCTCTTGCAAAGAGAGCCGGATTTGAGATGCTGATGGTGCATGGTGGACATGGCTGGCTCATCAATCAGTTTCTGTCCCCTTATTTTAATAAGAGGACAGATGAGTATGGCGGTTCCCTTGAGAACCGGTGCCGCTTTGCAATCCAGGTATTGAAGGCAGTAAGGGAAGCGGTCGGGCCGTTTTTCCCGATTGAATTCCGTTTCAGCGGATCCGAGCTGTTTGAGGGTGGTTACACACTGGAGGAAGGTGTGGAAATTGCGAAAATACTGGAGCCATACATTGACCTTTTGCATGTGTCGGCAGGAACGTATCAGAGGGGATTTGGCGATACCCACCCGTCCATGTTTAAAGAGCATGGCTGTAATGTTTATCTTGCAGCAGAGATTAAGAAACATGTTTCCATTCCGGTGGCTACCATTGGAGGCCTAAACAGCCCGGAACAATTAGAAGAGATTATCGCAGGCGGGAAGGCAGATGTAGTCTACATGGCGCGTGCGCTTTTGGCAGATCCGTTTCTCCCGAGAAAGGTCATGGAAAACCGGGATGAAGAGATTGTAAAATGTCTGCGCTGCTTTACCTGTATGGCAGAGCGGGCGGCAACTTCGACCAGAAGATGTACGGTCAACCCGCTGATCGGGCGTGAGATGGAAGGTGACGAGGTGCTTCCGGCTCCGGTCAAAAAGAAGGTACTCGTCGCGGGAGGCGGCCCCGGAGGGCTGTATGCAGCTTATACGGCGGCGAGACGCGGTCATCAGGTAATTCTCTGTGAAAAGGAAGAAGAGCTGGGTGGTATCTTAAAGAGCGAACAGGCATTGCCATTTAAGCATGAGATGTATGAGCTGGCCGGAACATATGCATTGCTGGCCCAAAAAGCCGGTGTGCAGATTTGCACTTCCACAGAAGTGACGCCGGAATATGTGGAAAAGGAAGCTCCGGATGCGCTGATCATTGCGGTCGGCTCTGAGCCGCTCATTCCTCCGATCAAAGGACTTAACGGCGAAAATGTCGTTGTGGTAAATAATTATTATCTGGAAAAAGATAAAGTCTCCGATGATGTGGTCGTTTTTGGAGGCGGACTTGCCGGGTGTGAATGTGCGATCCATCTTGGCATGGAAGGAAAAAGGGTGCATTTGGTTGAGATGAGGGACGAATTGGCGCCGGATGCAAATGTCCGCCACCGTCCACTGCTTTTAAAGGAGATAGAAAAATATGTGACTGTACATACCGGATATCGCGGACTGGAAGTGACAGGGGAAGGCGTTCTGTGTGAAAATCGGGAAAAGGAACAGGTTCTGGTACCGGGCACCACTGTTATTTGCGCTCTGGGGCAGCGCTCCCGGACAAAAGTGGTGGAAAGTCTAAGAGACAGCGCGCCGTATACAGCCGTAATCGGCGATGCGTCGAGAGTCTCTACCATCACAAACGCTGTATACTGGGGATATCACGCTGCCCTTGACATTTAGATTTAAATATGAAGGAAAAAAGAGATTTAACTATTCGCTAATGATTCTTCCATCGGTGGAAATAATCACAATTTGCCAGGGAATCAGCCTGCCGCTTGCCTGGAGCGCTGTTTTCACGGCCTGTACCATACCGACGCAGCAGGGAACTTCCATGCGGACAATGGTCAGGCTCTGGATATCATTTTCCCGAAGAATCTCCGCAAGCTTCTCAGAGTAATCCACATGATCCAGTTTCGGACAGCCCACAAGCGTAATATGATCTTTGATAAAACGATTGTGGAAGTTTGCATAGGCATATGCCGTGCAGTCTGCGGCGATGAGCAGCTTTGCGCCGTCGAAATAGGGTGCGTTTACCGGCGCCAGCTTAATCTGGATGGGCCACTGGGACAGCTGGCTTTCCAGGGTAGGTGAAGCAGATTTATCTTGGTTTTCCCGCAGGATCTGCCTGGACTTTGTGCCGGGACAGCCACAGGGCTGGGCTTCTTTTTTGGCGGCCTGTGCTGCTTTTACGGCAGCCTCATCGTAAGATGCGGCCTCGCGCTCCACAAAAGTGATTGCTCCCGTGGGGCAGGTAGGGAGACAATCGCCCAGACCGTCGCAGTAGTCGTCGCGCAGTAGCCTGGCCTTCCCGTCCACCATGCCGATGGCACCTTCGTGGCAGGCCGAGGCGCAGGCGCCGCAGCCGTTACATTTATTTTCGTCAATGTGAATGATTCTTCTTATCATATGATGCTCCTCCTTTGTTTTGCTGCTCCGTCTTTGTGTACTGTTTTATTTGCCATGCATGCCTGAAATAAGGTCCAGTGGCCCTCATTTTGGCGTTCCAGTCCAAGTCTGCTAAACAGAAATGTATTTTGGCGGAGCGGCCTGTCATTTCTTGACTTTATGTGGTTATTATAGTATGACGTGAAGGAATATTCTGTTGTATTTACAACGAAAAGGGAAATTGTTATGAAGAAATATTTGCCTGTTTTGAAAAATACAAAGCTTTTCAGGGAATTCTCGAGGAAGATAACAGGAGCCATTTTACCAGAAATAAGTATAAAATGACTGCTTCTTTGGAAAATATTATTCCGAGAGGCAGTCATTTATTCTACTCTTTGATTAGATAATTCTTTTATAGTTTTGACCGTTGTACAGGAAACGCCTTACTTCCATAATCAGATCTGCGGGATTGTCATCAATCACCACATAGAAGATAGTGTAATTATCCACATATATGCGATAATATTTATACTTACGTTCTTTTATAGATTCATATGGCTCGAAGGATTCCGCTACAGGAAGTCGTTCGTGGATGGCTTTTTCTACTTTGTCTAATAGTGCATTTGCTGCTTGCGGATTTTTGAGTTTGTAGGTAATGTATGAAACCTTATCATCGAGGTCTTCATAGAAGAGCGGCAGATAGTTTAGTCGGTATTTCTTATTTGGCATTTATCTTCCTCCGAAGATTTCCGAACACTTCATCATGACTCATACGTCTGGAATCGGTATCTGCAATTCTGTCCGCCTCATCTAATGCGGCTTCAACACCGTCTGTTAATCGAGAGTAAGCATCAAGGCTCAGTACAACCATAGAGCCATAACCATTTTTGGTCAGATATATTGGCTCTCCCTCATTGACGATTCTTTCAATCTCCGGGAATTTATTCCTTAAATCGGAAACAGGTCTGATTTGTATCATATGGCATCTCTCCTTATCATAATTTTATCATAATTTTATAATGGTTTTATTGTATCGTATTATGCGGAGAAAAGCAATATAATTTTAAGGAATAAACTATAAGACAATCCTGAGCAATAGCCTGTCATTTCTTGACTTTATGTGGTTATTATAGTAGGGTGTAAAAGAATATTCTGTTGTATTTACAACGAAAAGAGGAATTGTTATGAAGAAATATTTACCTGTTTTGAAAAATACAAAGCTCTTTCAGGGAATACGAGAGGAAGAGATAGAGGAAATGCTGGGCTGTCTGGGCGCGAGGAAGCGGGAGTTCATGAAAGGGGAGTGGATTTATCATGTTGGAGATTGCATTACGGAGGTGGCGTTGGTACTGGAGGGAGCCGTCCATATTAAAAAGGAAGATTACTGGGGGAACCTAAGTATTTTGAATGTTGTGGAGGCCGGCGAGGTGTTTGGTGAGGCTTATGCAGTCTATGGGAGTGAACCGATGGTAAATGACGTGGTCGCCGCCTGTGACACGACGGTGCTGTTTCTTGATATCGGCAGGGTGCTCGCGAGTTGTCCCTCCACCTGTCATTTTCATACGCTGTTGATTCAGAATTTTTTTGCGGTGCTTGCTGCAAAGAACAGAGCTCTGGCGCAGAAAATCGGCCATATGTCCCAGAGAACGACGCGGGAGAAATTGCTTTCTTACCTGTCGGAGCAGAGGGGAAGGGCGAAAAGTCCGTCGTTTGAGATCCCGTTCAACCGACAGCAGCTTGCGGATTTTCTGTCGGTGGACAGGAGCGCGATGTCGAGTGAACTGGGGAAAATGCGGGATGAGGGAATCGTAGAATTTAACAGGAACCATTTTTGCCTGAAATAAAAATAGTTAGGTTTTTTCAGGTTTTGCAAATTTGTGAAATATGCCGGATTGCGTGTGGGGAGAGTGTTTTGTATAATAGAGGTACTTTTCATGGGATTGCATTATAGAAGTGGTCAAGTGGATGCGTTTTTTCGGTGGGAAGAGCAGAGAGGAGTTTGTGAGTATGGCAAAGACAAGCGAATATCTGGATGAAGCTTTTCGGACGTTGGAGGAGCTCAGTGCGGACGATGTGAAGAGATTGGAATATGAGGCAAGGGAGAAGGCATTAAAAGATTATAATACCCAGATGTCAAGCGCATTAGCGCGAGGACGGAGGATTGGGCAGGAACTTGGGGAAAAGCTCGGAGAAGAGCGCACCAAAAAAGTTTTTAAACTGTATCTTCAAGGAAAGACGCCGGAAGAGATTGCTGCAAGCTGTGATGTGACAGTAGAAAAAGTAAGGCAGATCTTGGAGGAATAATCAGATGAAGGTCTATTTTGAGGAAAATTATTGGAGTAAAGGCATGGGTAGAAAGCCTGGAGAAAAAGTGGTGATAGAAAAAGAATTTGTCTGGGATTGTCATGAATGGCGGATACCGGCACTCTACCTCTGTGAGGAGGGAGTCGTAGTGGACTTATGCGTCCGGATTCCCCGGGGGGAAGTGGAAGAGTTCTTGGACAAGTGGAGCTTTGAGAGGCGCAGCCAGGCAGAAGAAGAGTTTAACGAGGAAGAGATCGAACAACTGGAAAGAGAAAGTCCGTTTTGCCGGAATTTCCGGATGCAGGCGGAACTAGATGGCAGAAAGATGGAGAGCAGAGGGTGGTGCGGGACAGCCTGGCACCCGTTTTCGGAGACTGAGGAGGCAGTTTCTGTGACCGAGGAGATGTTGATGAGGGAGTATGGGTGCAGCAAGGAGTGTGGCTGGTACTTTTGCAGAGCGTATTTTGCGGGGGCGGGCGAACCTAAGTCTGGTAAACCTTCCTCTAAGGAGCGGGGTATGTTCAGGCAAAATTCTGATAAATCTTCAACTTGGGAGCGGGGTATGCTTAAGCAAAATTCTAGTGAACCTCCTTTCTGGCGAGAGGAGGAAGGGAGGAAGAATTCGCACAATCTTGCGATTACCTTTGAGAAAGAGGCGGAGCAATATCCGGGACCACATTTTTGTACCAGAGCTGGGGATAGGGGAAGCCGGATCAGGTTTACCTATCCGGGCGATGGACAGGTTCATGTGCTGCAGGTGGTGGCGTGTGAGCAGGGACAGGTGAATGAAACCAGCGAGCATGATAAGTGCCTGGGAAAGAATAGTGTCACAAGATTTCCTGCAAATTATCTGGAACTTTACTATACGCTGGAGCCAGAACTTCCGGAGGATTCTTTATTTATCAAAGATCTGGTCCGGTCAGATCCGCCGGAGCTTAAAAGGCAGAATAGTATAGAGGACGCAGAGGTAAGCGTAATCGGTGGTGCGGATGGACCGACGGCTGTTTTTCTGGCCGGAAAATGGAACGATGGGAGACCAAAGGATCATATCGCATACCCAAGGGCATCCCGTATGGCCATTCGGCCGTTTCACAAAGTATACCCAAGGGCATCCCGTATGGCCATTCGGCCGTTTCACAAGGGATATTCCTCTCTGCATTATGAGCCGGTGGAATCGGTTGAGTGGAGAATGGTGTTTCGGGTGAAGGAGGAAAGCGGGATGGAGGTACAGTTGAATTTCTAGTACGATGATGCCACCACATCGCCTCATTTGGCTGTCAATTCCGAGACAGGCATAATGTGAATAAAAGACATGGATTTTGAAACCATATTCAGAACCATGTCTTTTTATTATTGCCGGGAATATCTAAAGGAAGGTCCATCAGACTAGCTTTGTCTGCCAGAAATATCGGAGGAAAGGTTTGCCGGCTTTTTAGCTTATTGAGAAAAATAACACTTGCAAAATACCCATAAGGGGTATATAATGATTCACAGAAAGGGAGGTACACATCATGAACGAAAGAAAAGAATGTTGTTCCCACAAGACGAAGGAACGTTCGGAGAAAGAGTATAAGAGCCTTCTGAACCGGCTGAACCGTATTGAGGGGCAGATACGGGGAATCAAAGGGATGGTGGAAAAGGACGCGTATTGTACGGATATTCTGATTCAGGTATCGGCGGTGAATGCGGCGCTTAATAGTTTTAATAAGGTCCTTTTGGCAAATCATATTAAGACCTGTGTGACGCAGGATATTCGGGACGGCAAGGAAGAGACCGTGGATGAGTTGGTAACGGTTTTACAGAAATTAATGAGATAATGAGAATGTGGAGGCAAAAAAGCTATGGGAAATGTGATTGTAATTGCAGTTCTTTTGGTAATTGCATTTTTTGCGGTAAAAAGCACAATGAAACATTTTAAGGGAGAGGGCGGCTGCTGTGGAGGCGGCTGCAGTGAATGTGGAAATGCAAAGATGAAACATAAGAAACTTGAGGGAGATAAGATTGCGGAAAAAGTGATCAGGATAGAGGGCATGCACTGCGAACATTGCAAGCACGCGGTGGAAGAGGAGATTAATAAGATTGACGGAGCTTCAGCAAAGGTGAATCTGCGGAAGAATCTTGCAGTAGTTTCCATGGATCGCAGGATTGCAGATGACGAACTGTATGCAGCGGTAGCGCGTGCCGGATTTCAGGTGGTGGAGTGATCTGCCCCAAGGACGATTTTGAGTTGTTATGCATATCTGAGTGAACGTCCGGTGGACGTTCATCTCGATTGCCAAGTATACCTGAGTGAACGACCAGTGGACGTTCATCTTAATGAAGGAGGAGAAACAGATGAAACAATATACAGTGACAGGGATGAGCTGCAGCTTGCAGCGCCCGGGTCGAGAAGGCCGTCTCAAAGGTGCAGGGCGTGACTTCCTGCTCAGTAAGCCTTCTGACTAATTCTATGGGAGTGGAAGGGACGGCAGCTCCCGCGGATATTATTAAGGCGGTGGAAGAAGCCGGATATGGTGCATCGGAGAAGGGAGCGGGGGGAGCCGCGAAGGCTTCTGTATCTGCAGCAGAAGGAGAAGAGATGCTGAAAGACAGGGAGACGCCCGTGCTCAAACGCCGTCTTTTCACGTCGCTTGGATTTTTGATCGTGCTGATGTATTTCTCCATGGGACATATGATGTGGGGCTGGCCGGTTCCTTCCGTTCTGGAGCATAATCATGTGGCGATGGGGCTGATCCAGCTTCTGCTTACGATCAGCGTTATGGTGATCAACCAGAAATTCTTTATCAGCGGGTTTAAGAGTTTATTTCATAAGGCGCCGAATATGGACACGTTAGTAGCGCTTGGTTCCAGTGCGGCGTTCGTTTACAGCACTTATGCGCTTTTTGCCATGACGGATGCGCAGATGCGCGGCGATATGAACGGCGTTATGTCCTACATGCATGAGTTCTATTTTGAATCGGCCGCAATGATCCTGACGCTGATCACCGTAGGAAAGATGCTGGAAGCAAAATCGAAGGGACGGACGACGGACGCGCTTAAGAGTTTGATGAAACTGGCGCCGAAGACGGCGACCGTCCTGCGGGATGGCGTGGAGACGGAGGTACAGATTGCGGAAGTTGGTAAGGACGATATCTTTGTAGTGCGTCCGGGCGAGAATATCCCGGTCGATGGCGTGGTGATTTCAGGCAGTAGTGCGGTAAATGAAGCGGCGCTGACGGGCGAGAGTATTCCGGTCGATAAAGCTGAGGGGGATCATGTCTCTGCAGCTACCGTGAACCAGTCCGGTTTCATTACCTGCAAGGCCACAAGAGTCGGGGAGGATACGACACTGTCGCAGATTATCCAAATGGTAAGCGATGCGGCGGCGACGAAAGCTCCGATCGCGAAGGTGGCGGATAAGGTATCTGGTGTATTCGTGCCGACAGTTATCACTATTGCGGTGATCACGACAATCGTGTGGCTGCTCTTGGGAGAAAGCGTTGGCTTTGCTCTGGCACGCGGCATTTCCGTGCTGGTGATCAGCTGCCCGTGTGCGCTCGGTCTTGCCACTCCGGTGGCCATTATGGTCGGGAACGGGATGGGAGCGAAAAACGGAATCATGTTCAAGACGGCGGTGTCTCTGGAGGAGACCGGGAAAATGCAGATTGTGGCGTTAGATAAGACCGGAACGATCACGGAAGGACAGCCGAGGGTGACGGATATGATACCGGAAGAGGGTATTTCAGAAGCGGAACTGCTTCAGATGGCGTATGCATTGGAGCGCAAGAGTGAGCACCCGCTTGCAAAGGCAATCTTAGAATATGGTGACCAGCATCAGGTGAAGGCGGAGGAAGTGGAAGAGTTCCAGGCTCTGCCGGGAAATGGTCTGGCGGGTATCTATTTAGGAGAGCGGCTCTGCGGCGGTAATGGTAAGTTTATAGAAGGTCAGGCCGAAGTTTCCGGGGAAATGAAAGCGAAGGCCGAGGTGCTTGCGGGTGAAGGAAAAACGCCTCTTTATTTTGCAAAGGGAGGTCATCTGATCGGAATGATCGCAGTGGCGGACGTGATGAAGGAGGACAGCCCTCAGGCAATCAAAGAGCTGCAAAATATGGGGATTCATGTGGTGATGCTGACCGGAGACAATGAGAAGACGGCAAATGCCATCGGCAGGCAGGCAGGCGTAGATGAAGTGATTGCCGGCGTACTTCCGGAAGGGAAGGAGAGCGTGATCCGCTCTCTGAAACGAAAAGGAAAGGTTGCCATGGTCGGCGATGGAATCAACGATGCACCGGCGCTCACCCGTGCAGATATGGGAATTGCCATCGGGGCAGGCACGGATATCGCGATTGATGCGGCCGACGTGGTGTTGATGAAGAGCCGCTTAAGAGACGTGCCGGCGGCAATCAGAATGAGCCGTGCGACCCTTAAGAATATTCATGAGAATCTGTTTTGGGCGTTCTTCTATAATGCTGTGGGAATTCCACTTGCAGCCGGCGTGTGGATTCCGATATTTGGCTGGAAGCTGAATCCGATGTTCGGGGCGGCAGCAATGAGTCTTTCCAGTTTTTGTGTAGTGACAAATGCGTTGAGGCTTAACTTGTTTCATATGTATGATGCAAGTCGAGATAAAAAAGTAAAAGTGAAAAAGAAAGCGGAGGTTAAGAACATGGAAAAAACAATGAAGATCAATGGAATGATGTGTGGGCACTGCGAGGCAAGAGTGAAAAAGGTGCTGGAGAAGATTGAAGGCGTGGAAAATGCTGAGGTCAGCCATGAGAAAGGAACTGCGGTTGTGACTTTGAGTGGGGAAGTTGCTGACAGCGTGCTGAGAAGTGCGGTGGAAGAGCAGGATTATGAGGTGGTGAGCATCCAATAAGGGCGTAGGTTGAGGTGAGCCCCGGGAGCATGCCAGGTACGTTGCTCCGATGCCTCCGGGGGCTCCGACTAGTCCACCAAAATCTAAGAGTCCGAAACAGTCGACCAGAGGGTCTCCTGTCTCGGGCTCTAAGATTTTGAGGGACGGATTCTGCGCCCCCTCCGGCTTGACCTGCGCAACGTACCTGGCATGCTCCCGGGACTCCTTCAACGTTACTGGACTGCTGAGATGGTGTTGTGTGGGGTAGTCTGCTTCGATTTGTTCAAATACCTCGGCAAGCTGTTGGTAGACGGTTTCGTGGGTGGAGCTCAGTTCACTCTTCCTTCTGCCGTCCCTGGTGTTCACGGATAAGAAGCTATTGACGCTGCTGTTGTCTACTTATAGCTTCTATGGAATCTATTTGTCTGCTTAACAGGACTCTAAAGATTTTCGGGGACTATCGGGAAAGTATGTTACATATGAGAATTTATTCTTGTTTTGTACGCTCATTGTTGCCCTTGTTGGTTTTGCTATAAGATTTTCAAGGACAAACGAAAATAGCCGCCATTACTTCCACTTAATAATGACGGCTGTTGTCAATAACAATTAGCTGATTGTTAATAAGGAGTAAGCCGTGTCTTTGGCTTTCCTTTTATATTACTATATCATTCTTTAGGGCGGCAGACAAGTGTTTTTGTCTTATAGACAAATTAATTTTGAGGGAGCGCTTGAAAAATGTAAGAAGTGAAGGCGAAAAGGCGGCAGAAGTTATTGACTTTTCAACACCAGAAATAAACAGCTTACGTCTGCCGACCGTAAAATTAAATAGTGGACAAAAGCGCCTGCCGGATTTATAATTGTCTGTAATCGATTTAGTTGCCATGCATACCTAAATGAAGTAACAAACTGTAGTAAAGAGAGGTTTTGAACAATGGAAAATGCTGATAAATACAGTATGTACGGTAGTTTTGCCCGTGTTTACGACATTTTCATGGATAATATTCCCTACGATGCGTGGAGCGAATACCTGACCGGGCTTCTTAAAAAGTACGGGGTACATGAGGGGCTAGTCCTTGATCTGGGATGCGGAACGGGGAATATGACGGAGCTGCTTGCACAAAAAGGCTATGATATGATCGGCGTGGATAACTCTGAAGACATGCTGGAGATCGCGCTGGAAAAACGGATTGAGTCAGGGCATGAGATTCTGTATCTTTTGCAGGACATGCGGGAATTTGAATTATATGGAACGGTCTGCGCGGTGGTCAGTGTCTGCGATTCGCTGAATTATATTACGGAGCCGGAGGAACTGCTTACAGTATTTCAGCTCGTCAATAATTATCTTGACCCCAAGGGGGTATTTATTTTTGATTTTAATACATTATATAAGTACAGCGAGGTCTTAGGGGAGAGGACGATTGCGGAAAACCGGGAAGAGTGCAGCTTTATTTGGGACAATTACTTTGATGAAGAAGACGGGATCAATGAGTATGAACTGACGTTATTTATCCGGGAAGAGGGCGGCCTGTTCAGGAGGTATGAGGAGACGCACTTCCAGAGGGCGTATACACTGGAAGAGATGGAGCGGCTTGTGAAGCGCTCAGGGCTGGAATTTGTGACGGCCTATGACGCATTTAC of Roseburia hominis contains these proteins:
- a CDS encoding class I SAM-dependent methyltransferase, producing MENADKYSMYGSFARVYDIFMDNIPYDAWSEYLTGLLKKYGVHEGLVLDLGCGTGNMTELLAQKGYDMIGVDNSEDMLEIALEKRIESGHEILYLLQDMREFELYGTVCAVVSVCDSLNYITEPEELLTVFQLVNNYLDPKGVFIFDFNTLYKYSEVLGERTIAENREECSFIWDNYFDEEDGINEYELTLFIREEGGLFRRYEETHFQRAYTLEEMERLVKRSGLEFVTAYDAFTLNAPMETSERIYIVARECGK